A single window of Venturia canescens isolate UGA chromosome 3, ASM1945775v1, whole genome shotgun sequence DNA harbors:
- the mRpL4 gene encoding 39S ribosomal protein L4, mitochondrial: MSLIRNFAIRLPKCSGILSRFSTTTAETSAVESSQPIKPIISTKNYMNENLLYQKRREVWLENLDTVDEKKLGLVTLHPDVFATKPRVDVLWHNIRWQRLYQYVNYTHVKTRAEVRGGGRKPWPQKGLGKARHSSIRSPLWRKGGRAHGPRSPTTYFYMLPFYTRVAGLTSALSVKLAQDDLHIINDLEIPSTERSYLEDLIERRNWGPSVLFVDSEDKMPMNMTIASDEIKHVNLMPVYGLNVYSMLKHDTLVLTERAARLIEDKILYHLNRIDAKKATQRYKLNQH; the protein is encoded by the exons ATGTCTctaattcgaaattttgcgATTAGATTACCCAAATGTTCGGGTATATTATCGAGATTTAGTACGACAACCGCGGAAACTTCAGCAGTAGAATCAAGTCAACCGATAAAACCAATTATATCAAcgaaaaattacatgaacgaGAATCTTCTTTATCAAAAACGCCGGGAAGTATGGCTTGAAAATTTGGATACAGTAGACGAAAAGAAGCTAGGATTAGTCACTTTGCATCCCGATGTATTTGCTACAAAACCGCGAGTTGATGTTTTATGGCACAACATACGATGGCAAAGACTTTATCAATACGTC AATTATACCCATGTTAAAACGCGAGCTGAAGTGCGAGGCGGTGGACGAAAGCCTTGGCCACAAAAGGGATTAGGAAAAGCTCGTCACTCGAGTATAAGATCACCTCTGTGGCGCAAAGGTGGTAGAGCTCACGGACCTCGTTCTCCAACTACTTATTTCTACATGTTACCGTTTTACACTCGGGTTGCTGGTCTAACCTCTGCACTCTCTGTCAAACTGGCCCAAGATGATTTACATATTATAAACGATCTTGAAATACCAAGCACTGAACGTTCTTATCTCGAGGACCTGATAGAACGGAGAAATTGGGGACCATCTGTACTCTTTGTTGACAGCGAAGACAAAATGCCAATGAACATGACCATCGCTTCGGACGAAATTAAACATGTTAATCTCATGCCTGTTTATG gCCTCAACGTGTACAGTATGCTGAAGCATGACACACTGGTACTCACTGAGCGTGCTGCCCGTTTGATAGAAGATAAAATCTTGTATCACCTGAACAGGATTGACGCCAAAAAAGCTACTCAAAGATATAAGCTTAATCAACACTAA
- the Hyls1 gene encoding uncharacterized protein Hyls1, whose amino-acid sequence MAAVKDDPRDVLALLNSLGFVGITAPQLKAFMKDLKLHRKIKERERECWKENTAKKILTKQKCMLNELLRDTIRVESSNSVETKAAPNDFWQRDDPLVRIRVSHVSETEENEENESERNFHEDLAKRNITTGRSCKTSDRYRTDSSPLAREFLSNNGKDRSKSNDRSKFHQVPMDGTPDPLPNKSNIAITKVQQKRVTNKPSIPARPLSAPILINDGTIIPGDHPKSVASEPVGLTHARHVPSRCSTRSQPKSFIRPWQLQPETQRNASVKKSDPVALYQKYQQEWKQISFPGEEQHARVRWAIREKMLGTDPNPRPILKKSQSLMSIRKR is encoded by the exons ATGGCAGCAGTTAAAGATGATCCTCGAGATGTTCTCGCGCTCTTGAATTCTTTGGGTTTCGTTGGCATCACAGCACCACAGTTGAAAGCGTTTATGAAAG ATCTTAAATTGCACCGTAAAATAAAGGAGCGAGAACGTGAATGCTGGAAAGAAAATACAGCCAAGAAAATACTgacaaaacaaaaatgcaTGCTCAATGAATTGCTCCGTGATACTATCCGAGTTGAGTCATCGAATTCTGTGGAAACCAAAGCTGCTCCTAATGATTTTTGGCAAAGAGACGATCCTCTGGTCAGAATAAGAGTATCCCACGTTTCGgagactgaagaaaatgaagaaaatgaaagtgaACGCAACTTCCATGAAGATCTGGCAAAACGTAACATCACCACCGGAAGATCATGTAAAACGTCCGATAGATACAGAACAGATTCTTCTCCATTAGCAAGGGAATTCTTATCAAATAAtggaaaagatagatcaaagaGCAATGACAGATCAAAGTTCCATCAAGTTCCCATGGATGGAACACCTGATCCATTGCCTAACAAATCAAACATTGCAATAACAAAAGTTCAACAGAAGCGAGTGACGAATAAGCCTAGTATACCCGCTCGTCCTTTGAGCGCTCCGATATTAATCAATGATGGGACGATCATTCCGGGAGACCACCCCAAAAGCGTTGCCTCGGAACCTGTGGGACTGACCCATGCTCGACACGTTCCATCAAGATGTTCAACGCGTTCACAGCCCAAATCAT TTATACGACCTTGGCAACTACAACCAGAAACTCAGCGGAATGCGAGTGTGAAGAAATCGGATCCCGTGGCTCTTTATCAAAAGTACCAACAGGAATGGAAACAGATTTCATTCCCTGGTGAAGAACAACACGCCCGCGTACGATGGGCGATACGAGAAAAAATGCTTGGAACGGATCCAAATCCCAga CCAATTCTCAAGAAGTCTCAGAGCCTCATGAGTATCAGAAAAAGATGA